The nucleotide sequence AATCCAACGAAGGTCATCCATCGGCAGAGTGAGCCGATTCTAGAGCCGGAGCTTGAGTGGGAGCGGGAGGGCTGGGTCTCCAACGTGGTGTTCAGCTGTGGGCAGATCGTAACTGATGGCAAGGTGTACGTGTACTACGGAGCAGCGGACACTTGTATCGGGGTTGCTGTGGCGGACGTGGCGCAATTCAAGTAGCAAGGTTCTGCGCAATTGCGCAGAACCGATATGTTGTGAGGTAGTGGAAGCATGGGAGTCACAATTGAGGATGTAGCAAGGTGTGCGGGCGTGTCCGTCTCAACGGTGTCGCGCGTTCTCAACAGGAAGGGCCGGATAAGCGATGAGACGAGGGCGCGCGTTCTCGAGACTGCCAGAGAGATGCAGCATCCGCTGGCCACGGAAGGCAGCGTTGGGCGGAGGCGCACAAACAGCATCGGCGTCCTCTTTAACAGGAGGTTGAGGTCGCTCTCGGCGGATCCTTTCTACGGTCTGGTGATGGTGGGGGTAGAGGAATGCCTCAGGGATGAAGGATACCGGATCGTTTTCTCCACCCTGTCGAACCGAGAAGAGGACATGGGGATGCTCTCGGAGCTTGCGGGCGAACGGCGGGTGGACGGGTTGATCCTCGCTGGTTGTGACATCGACATCGACTACGTGAACATGGTCAGATCTCAAGGGACGCCTCTGGTGCTCGTCGACAACAACCTGGTGACCCCGAAGGTCCCGTGTGCAATGACCGACAACACATCTGGGGCGCGCGAGGCTATCGAGCACCTGATCGGCCTCGGCCACCGAGACATAGCGTTTGTGTCAGGCCCGATGAGCCACAGCTCGCTATATGAGAGGTATCAGGGGTTTCGGCAGGCCATGGAGGCGCATCGGCTAACAGTGAGGCCGGAATGGGTCATATCCAGCGATGATGTTGGGGAGTTCGGCGTGGA is from Clostridia bacterium and encodes:
- a CDS encoding LacI family DNA-binding transcriptional regulator encodes the protein MGVTIEDVARCAGVSVSTVSRVLNRKGRISDETRARVLETAREMQHPLATEGSVGRRRTNSIGVLFNRRLRSLSADPFYGLVMVGVEECLRDEGYRIVFSTLSNREEDMGMLSELAGERRVDGLILAGCDIDIDYVNMVRSQGTPLVLVDNNLVTPKVPCAMTDNTSGAREAIEHLIGLGHRDIAFVSGPMSHSSLYERYQGFRQAMEAHRLTVRPEWVISSDDVGEFGVEGGYAAMKRLAGRSLMPSAVFAANDAMAIGVIKAAQEVGRAVPTDMSVIGFDDVEMAAHTSPPLSTVRIHKKELGYHAAKLLLELIEDDPERVPYKVVVCTELVVRGSTGPRSASPEC